The segment CTGGTCGATCGTACCGGTTGATCGCAACCTGAATCAAATTCCGAAAGTGAACCCACCATGAATCGAATCGCTCGTCTGTTTTTGCTGTTTGGGATCTGCGTGTCCGTTTGCCTGCATGCGTCGGCCGACAATCCGCGACTGTTTGTGTTGACCGACATCGAGAACGAACCGGACGACGCGATGTCGATGGTGCGATTGTTGGTGTACGCCAACCAGATCGACATCGAGGGTTTGGCCGCGACGACTTCGGTGCACCAGCAACGCCGAGTGGCTCCGGATCGCATTCGCAAGATCGTGAAAGCCTATGGTGAGGTTCGCGACAATTTGGAAAAGCACGAAGCCGGGTACCCGACCGCTCAGGCTTTGTTGGATTGCGTGTCCGAAGGGTTGCCGGTCTACGGGATGCAGGGTGTCGGTGAGGGCCAGGATTCAGCCGCCTCGGAAGCCTTGATCCGGGCCGTCGATCGTGAAGACCCGCGACCGATTTGGGTAACCGCTTGGGGCGGGCCGAGCGTGCTGGCTCAGTCGCTTTGGAAGGTTCGCGAAACTCGGTCGAAGGATGACCTCGCCAAGTTCGTTTCCAAAATTCGTGTTTATACGATCTCGGACCAAGACGACTCGGGGCCGTGGATGCGTGAGAACTTTCCAGACTTGTTTTACGTCGCCAGTCCCGGCTTTCATCCCGGCGGGGCTTATCATCAAGCGACTTGGAGCGGGATCAGTGGCGACCACTTCCACGCGAGATGTGATGGTGCCGACTTCTCTTTGGTGACCAATGAATGGCTGGAGAAAAACATTCGTCGCAAGGGACCGTTGGGCGAACAGTACCCGCATTGGGAATACCTGATGGAAGGCGACACCCCATCGTTTTTGAATCTGATCAACAATGGGCTGAGCAATCCCGAGCGTCCGGATTGGGGCGGATGGGGCGGTCGCTACGAACTTTACACACCACGCTATCGCAGGTGGTTTTTTCAAGAGGAAACGCGGCCGTTTTGGACCGATTCGGAAGACGAAGTCATGGGTGTGGACGGACGTTGGCACGACACCAACCACGCGACCATTTGGCGATGGCGGGAGGCGTATCAAAACGACTTTGCTGCGAGAATGGATTGGACGATTCGTTCGGTGGAGGACGCCAATCATCCACCAATCGTGAAGCTAAATCATGCCGATCGCATCACCGCCAAGAAGGGTGAGCTGATCGAGTTGGATGCATCGGCATCAACGGATCCTGATGGCGACGCGTTGTCATTTGAGTGGTTTAATTACGCAGAAGCCGGAACGTTTTTGTGTTCTAGCGGCACCACGGGACAGCCATTGTCAATCAATGCGTTTGATCAAGCCAAAGCTAGCTTTCGTGTGCCGACGCGAACCGTGATGCCGCCCGGCACCGGAACGATGCATGTGATCGTTGCGGTGACGGATCATGGATCACCAAGACTGACGCGTTATCACCGAGTCATCGTGGACGTGGTGAAGTGATGCGTTTGGTTGTTGATCGTTTTTTGGTTCTCTTGGTTTGTGTCTCGTTTGGCTGTGTGGCGATTCAGGCAGAGGAACCGTCGTCCCAGCAGGACCCAAACAGTAATGGTTTGCGTCCGCGTGTGATTGTTTCGACCGACATCGGTGGAACGGACCCAGACGACTTTCAGTCGATGGTGCACTTGTTGGTTTACGCGGATCGGTTGGATCTCGAAGGCTTGATTTCTTCACCGTTTGGTGAGGGGCGAGTGGAAGACCTGTTGGACGTGGTCGACTGCTACGAGAAAGACTTCACGAATTTGCGAAGCCACTCGGATCAGTACCCGACCGCGAATGTTTTGCGAGCGATTTGCAAACAAGGTGAAACGGAAGTTGCACCGCACGCCGGTGTGCGGCGTTCCACCGAAGGTTCGGATTGGATCATCCGGTGCGCCAAACGAGAAGATTCTCGACCGCTGCACGTGTTGGTTTGGGGAGGTTTGGAAGATTTGGCACAGGCCCTTCACGATGATCCTTCGATCTTGCCGCGTTTGCGGGTGTATTGGATCGGCGGTCCCAATAAGAAGTGGTCACCGGATGCTTATCAGTACTTGGTCGATCACCATCCGACGCTTTGGATGATCGAGTCCAATTCGGCGTACCGTGGCTGGTTTACCGGCGGGAATCAAAAGGGCGAGTGGGAAAACGAATCGTTTGTGCGAACTCACGTCAAAGATTTTGGTGAGCTTGGCAGGCTATTCGCCGCTCACAAAATGGATTTGAAAATGGGTGACACACCATCACTTGCCCGGTTGCTGAACGGTGTCGCGGAAGATCCCACCGCACCGAGTTGGGGCGGCCGATACGTGCGAGCTTGGCGGCGACCAAGGTTGGTCCTAGAACGCATGCCGACAGCATCCGATCGAATGGAAGTGTTTGGAATTCTCGAGCTGAATTTGTCGGTGGAGCAAACTCCCGCGAATCCCGAGGCGAAGTTGTTGGTCGAGAACCAAGCCTTGAATGGTCACTTCGCAGGCGATGGAACGGTTCGATTTCGGTTCTGTCCCAAAGCCGCCAAGCAATATGACTTTCGAATCAAAAGCAATGTGAAGTCGCTGGACGGATTGCAAGGCGAGGTGCGTGCGGTTTCGCCGGAACGTGCCGTCACGTCACAGCCGGATGATCGGCTTCCTCAGTGGTGGACGGACGATCCATCGAGCGACGTTGCCGAAGGACCGCACGCGGGAGCCAAAACCGTCAGCCAATGGCGAGAAGCTTACCTGGAAGACTTTGCCGAGCGA is part of the Rhodopirellula halodulae genome and harbors:
- a CDS encoding nucleoside hydrolase-like domain-containing protein, with the protein product MRLVVDRFLVLLVCVSFGCVAIQAEEPSSQQDPNSNGLRPRVIVSTDIGGTDPDDFQSMVHLLVYADRLDLEGLISSPFGEGRVEDLLDVVDCYEKDFTNLRSHSDQYPTANVLRAICKQGETEVAPHAGVRRSTEGSDWIIRCAKREDSRPLHVLVWGGLEDLAQALHDDPSILPRLRVYWIGGPNKKWSPDAYQYLVDHHPTLWMIESNSAYRGWFTGGNQKGEWENESFVRTHVKDFGELGRLFAAHKMDLKMGDTPSLARLLNGVAEDPTAPSWGGRYVRAWRRPRLVLERMPTASDRMEVFGILELNLSVEQTPANPEAKLLVENQALNGHFAGDGTVRFRFCPKAAKQYDFRIKSNVKSLDGLQGEVRAVSPERAVTSQPDDRLPQWWTDDPSSDVAEGPHAGAKTVSQWREAYLEDFAERMKRCVKETP
- a CDS encoding nucleoside hydrolase-like domain-containing protein: MNRIARLFLLFGICVSVCLHASADNPRLFVLTDIENEPDDAMSMVRLLVYANQIDIEGLAATTSVHQQRRVAPDRIRKIVKAYGEVRDNLEKHEAGYPTAQALLDCVSEGLPVYGMQGVGEGQDSAASEALIRAVDREDPRPIWVTAWGGPSVLAQSLWKVRETRSKDDLAKFVSKIRVYTISDQDDSGPWMRENFPDLFYVASPGFHPGGAYHQATWSGISGDHFHARCDGADFSLVTNEWLEKNIRRKGPLGEQYPHWEYLMEGDTPSFLNLINNGLSNPERPDWGGWGGRYELYTPRYRRWFFQEETRPFWTDSEDEVMGVDGRWHDTNHATIWRWREAYQNDFAARMDWTIRSVEDANHPPIVKLNHADRITAKKGELIELDASASTDPDGDALSFEWFNYAEAGTFLCSSGTTGQPLSINAFDQAKASFRVPTRTVMPPGTGTMHVIVAVTDHGSPRLTRYHRVIVDVVK